The sequence below is a genomic window from Mycobacterium spongiae.
CGGATCCGGTTCGATGGCCTTTCATGTCCTTCCGGGATCAACTCGTTATATGTGCGCCAACATACGTCACCGTAGATCGCTGTAGCTCTTTATCCTACGGCGCCGTAGGTTTTATCGGCGATTCGTGACCACAACTCGAGAGGTGCGATCACCGGCTCGGGACTGCGATCGCGAGAGCGGCCAAAGGGTGGTCGCGTGCTCCAGATTGGCCGAACGGCCAACGGAGAGAGTGGAATACAATGCCAGGGTTGTAGAGCGCTGTCGGTTTATGCCGTCGTAGGGTGCGTACGGGAAAACTCACATACCCCAGCTTATTGAAAGCCCGAAGATTTTGTGGCAACGTACGGTCGTGATGAGCCTGTGATGTTTTTGTTATACGTCAGTGAATGACCGTTGGTGTAGGGAAATTGTAAGTCCGTTATCTGGTTGTGATCGAAGGGATGGGGCATGTCATATGTGGTTGCCGCACCGGGTTCGCTAGTCGCGGCGGCGATGGATATCGCCGGGATCGGCTCGATTGTTAACGCAGCGAACGCTGCGGTGGCGAGTCAGACGACAGGGGTGATGGCAGCCGCGGCGGACGAGGTGTCGGCGGCCATCGCGGCGTTGTTCCGCACGCAGGCGCAGGAATATCAAGCCTTGAGTTCCCAGGTCGCAGCCTTCCAAGCCCGCTTGGTGCGGACCTTGGCGGCGAGCTCGGAGTCGTACGCGCTCGCGGAAGCCGCCAACGCATCGCCGCTGTTGGGGGCCGCGCGGGAAGCGCTCGGCGGAGCGCCTGCGGCCACCGCCGGCGGCGGTGGAGGTGCCACGACCAGTGGCGAAGCCGCGAGCGCCGGTGCCACTAGCGGCGGTGCCGCCAGCGCTGGTGTTACCGGCGGCGGTGCAACCGGCAGTGCTGGTTCTAGTAGCGGCGGTGCGGCCGCCACCGCCGGTGCCAGTGGCGCCGGTGTCGTCGCCACCGCCAACCCCACCAGCAGCGGCGCCGTCGCCAGCGCTAATCCCACTAACAGCGGCGCCGTCGCCAGCGCCAATCCCACTAACAGCGGTGTTGTCGCCAGCGCCGTTGCCGCTGGCGACGGCGCCGTAACCGGCGCCGCCACTGGCGCGGGGGGCAGCGGGGTAGTGGGTGAGTTTGTGGTGGGTTCGCAGTGGGATGGCGGGTTCGTGGGTAGTTACACGATCACGAATTCTGGTGATACCGCTGTGTCTGGTTGGCAGTTGGAGTTCGATGTGCCGGCCAACGAATCCATCACCAGTTTGTGGAACGGGCAGATTGTTGAGTCGGATACCGGTTATGTGGTGACTCCGCAGTCGTGGACGCAAACAATTGAACCCGGTGGTTCGGTCACCGTTGGGTTCCAGGGCACGCAGGGTGGCGCCGCGTGGGAGCCGACGAATGTGGTGATCAACGGAGAGCCCGTCACCGGTGGTGGTGACGGCGGCGGCTCGGGTAGCGGTTCTGGTGGTGGTGACGGTGGTGGTTCGGGTAGTGGTTCTGGTGGCGGTGATGGTGGTGGTCCTGGGTCTGGTTCTGGTGGTGGTGAGGTTCCGGTTGGGGAGTTTTCTCCCTACATTGATGTGACGTTGTGGCCGCCGCCGAACTATGCGGATCTGGCTGCGGCGGGGATCGATGACGCTACGCTGGCGTTCATTGTCAGCGGTGCCGGTGGCGACCCGGCCTGGGGTGGGGTGTATTCGCTGAATGATCCGTTTATCGCGTCGCAGATCGCTGAGATGCAAAGCGTGGGTATCGATCCCACGATCTCGTTCGGTGGTGCCAATGGTGTGGATCTGGCGTTTACCGCGGCCGATGCGACGGTGTTAGCGGCGCAGTTGCGGTCGGTGGTCAATAGCTTTGGGATCTACAAACTCGACTTTGATGTCGAGGGTGGGATGCAGGCCAATGAGCCGGTGTTGACCAGGCAGGCGCAGGCGATTGCGTTGTTGCAGGCCGAGATGGCTGCTGCGGGTACTCCGGTGGAGGTGTCCTACACGTTGCCGGTGTTGCCGACGGGGTTGACTCCGGATGGGTTGGGGGTGTTGGAGATCGCTAGTGAGGCCGGTGTGGAGGTGACGCGGGTCAACATCATGGCGATGAACTACGGCGAGTTTTTCTCTGGCGCCAATCCTGACATCGGTGGTTTGGCGATTCAGGCCGCGGAGTCGGTGCATGGTCAGTTGATGGCGATGGATCCGTCGCTGTCGGCTGAGGAGGCGTGGGCCAAGGTCGGGGTGACGCCGATGATTGGTATCAATGATGTTCAAAGTGAGGTGTTTACGGCCGAGGATGCCCAGCAGTTGGTGACGTTCGCTCAGCAGAAGGGTGTTGGTGAGCTGTCGATGTGGTCGGTGGCTCGTGACGCGACGGGGCAGTTGGGTTCGGTGACTCCCCATGGCAGCGGTATCGCACAAGACCCCTTTGAGTTCTCCCGGATCTTCGATCTGTACGACGAAGGCATTGTTGGCGGTGACGGCGGCGGTTCCGGTGGTGGTGACGGCGGCGGCTCGGGTTCTGGTGGTGGTGACGGCGGTTCGGGTTCTGGTGGTGGTGACGGCGGTGGCTCGGGTAGCGGTGGCTCGGGTAGCGGTGGTTCTGGTGGTGGTGACGGTGGTGGCTCAGGTTCTGGTGGTGGTGACGGTGGTAGCGGTTCTGGTGGTGGTGACGGCGGTGGCTCGGGTTCTGGTTCCGGTGGTGGTGAGGTTCCGGTTGGGGAGTTTTCTCCCTACATTGATGTGACGTTGTGGCCGCCGCCGAACTATGCGGATCTGGCTGCTGCGGGGATCGATGACGCTACGCTGGCGTTCATTGTCAGCGGTGCCGGTGGCGACCCGGCCTGGGGTGGGGTGTATTCGCTGAATGATCCGTTTATCACCTCGCAGATCGCTGAGATGCAAAGCGTGGGTATCGATCCCACGATCTCGTTCGGTGGTGCCAATGGTGTGGATCTGGCGTTTACCGCGGCCGATGCGACCGTGTTAGCGGCGCAGTTGCGGTCGGTGGTCAATAGCTTTGGGATCTACAAACTCGACTTTGATGTCGAGGGTGGGATGCAGGCCAATGAGCCGGTGTTGACCAGGCAGGCGGAGGCGATTGCGTTGTTGCAGGCCGAGATGGCTGCTGCGGGTACTCCGGTGGAGGTGTCCTACACGTTGCCGGTGTTGCCGACGGGGTTGACTCCGGATGGGTTGGGGGTGTTGGAGATCGCTAGTGAGGCCGGTGTGGAGGTCACGCGGGTCAACATCATGGCGATGAACTACGGCGAGTTTTTCTCTGGCGCCAATCCTGACATCGGGGGTTTGGCGATTCAGGCGGCCGAGTCGGTGCATGGTCAGTTGATGGCGATGGATCCGTCGCTGTCGGCTGAGGAGGCGTGGGCCAAGCTTGGGGTGACGCCGATGATTGGTATCAATGATGTTCAAAGTGAGGTGTTTACCGCCGAGGATGCCCAGCAGTTGGTGACGTTCGCTCAGCAGAAGGGTGTTGGTGAGCTGTCGATGTGGTCGGTGGCTCGTGACGCGACGGGGCAGTTGGGTTCGGTGACTCCCCATGGCAGCGGTATCGCACAAGACCCCTTTGAGTTCTCCCGGATCTTCGATCTGTACGACGAAGGCATTGTTGGCGGTGACGGCGGCGGTTCCGGTGGTGGTGACGGCGGCGGTTCGGGTTCTGGTGGTGGTGACGGCGGCGGTTCGGGTTCTGGTGGTGGTGACGGCGGCGGTTCGGGTAGTGGTTCTGGTGGTGGTTCCGGCGGTGGTTCGGGTTCCGGTGGTGGTGACGCCAGCGGTGTAGTGGGTGAGTTTGTGGTGGGTTCGCAGTGGGATGGCGGGTTCGTGGGTAGTTACACGATCACGAATTCCGGTGATACCGCTGTGTCTGGTTGGCAGTTGGAGTTCGATGTGCCGGCAAACGAATTCATCACCAGTTTGTGGAACGGGCAGATTGTTGAGTCGGATACCGGTTATGTGGTGACTCCGCAGTCGTGGACGCAAACGATTGAACCCGGTGGCTCGGTCACCGTTGGGTTCCAGGGCACGCAGGGTGGCGCCGCGTGGGAGCCGACGAATGTGGTGATCAACGGAGAGCCCGTCACCGGTGGTGGTGACGGCGGTGGCTCGGGTTCTGGTGGTGGTGACGGTGGTAGCGGTTCTGGTGGTGGTGACGGTGGTAGCGGTTCTGGTGGTGGTGACGGCGGCGGTTCGGGTTCCGGTGGTGGTGATGGTGGTGGTTCTGGTGGTGGTGATGGTGGTGGTTCTGGTTCCGGTTCCGGTGGTGGTGAGGTTCCGGTTGGGGAGTTTTCTCCCTACATTGATGTGACGTTGTGGCCGCCGCCGAACTATGCGGATCTGGCTGCTGCGGGGATCGATGACGCTACGCTGGCGTTCATTGTCAGCGGTGCCGGTGGCGACCCGGCCTGGGGTGGGGTGTATTCGCTGAATGATCCGTTTATCACCTCGCAGATCGCTGAGATGCAAAGCGTGGGTATCGATCCCACGATCTCGTTCGGTGGTGCCAATGGTGTGGATCTGGCGTTTACCGCGGCCGATGCGACGGTGTTAGCGGCGCAGTTGCGGTCGGTGGTCAATAGCTTTGGGATCTACAAACTCGACTTTGATGTCGAGGGTGGGATGCAGGCCAATGAGCCGGTGTTGACCAGGCAGGCGGAGGCGATTGCGTTGTTGCAGGCCGAGATGGCTGCTGCGGGTACTCCGGTGGAGGTGTCCTACACGTTGCCGGTGTTGCCGACGGGGTTGACTCCGGATGGGTTGGGGGTGTTGGAGATCGCTAGTGAGGCCGGTGTGGAGGTGACGCGGGTCAACATCATGGCGATGAACTACGGCGAGTTTTTCTCTGGCGCCAATCCTGACATCGGGGGTTTGGCGATTCAGGCCGCGGAGTCGGTGCATGGTCAGTTGATGGCGATGGATCCGTCGCTGTCGGCTGAGGAGGCGTGGGCCAAGG
It includes:
- a CDS encoding cellulose binding domain-containing protein, which codes for MSYVVAAPGSLVAAAMDIAGIGSIVNAANAAVASQTTGVMAAAADEVSAAIAALFRTQAQEYQALSSQVAAFQARLVRTLAASSESYALAEAANASPLLGAAREALGGAPAATAGGGGGATTSGEAASAGATSGGAASAGVTGGGATGSAGSSSGGAAATAGASGAGVVATANPTSSGAVASANPTNSGAVASANPTNSGVVASAVAAGDGAVTGAATGAGGSGVVGEFVVGSQWDGGFVGSYTITNSGDTAVSGWQLEFDVPANESITSLWNGQIVESDTGYVVTPQSWTQTIEPGGSVTVGFQGTQGGAAWEPTNVVINGEPVTGGGDGGGSGSGSGGGDGGGSGSGSGGGDGGGPGSGSGGGEVPVGEFSPYIDVTLWPPPNYADLAAAGIDDATLAFIVSGAGGDPAWGGVYSLNDPFIASQIAEMQSVGIDPTISFGGANGVDLAFTAADATVLAAQLRSVVNSFGIYKLDFDVEGGMQANEPVLTRQAQAIALLQAEMAAAGTPVEVSYTLPVLPTGLTPDGLGVLEIASEAGVEVTRVNIMAMNYGEFFSGANPDIGGLAIQAAESVHGQLMAMDPSLSAEEAWAKVGVTPMIGINDVQSEVFTAEDAQQLVTFAQQKGVGELSMWSVARDATGQLGSVTPHGSGIAQDPFEFSRIFDLYDEGIVGGDGGGSGGGDGGGSGSGGGDGGSGSGGGDGGGSGSGGSGSGGSGGGDGGGSGSGGGDGGSGSGGGDGGGSGSGSGGGEVPVGEFSPYIDVTLWPPPNYADLAAAGIDDATLAFIVSGAGGDPAWGGVYSLNDPFITSQIAEMQSVGIDPTISFGGANGVDLAFTAADATVLAAQLRSVVNSFGIYKLDFDVEGGMQANEPVLTRQAEAIALLQAEMAAAGTPVEVSYTLPVLPTGLTPDGLGVLEIASEAGVEVTRVNIMAMNYGEFFSGANPDIGGLAIQAAESVHGQLMAMDPSLSAEEAWAKLGVTPMIGINDVQSEVFTAEDAQQLVTFAQQKGVGELSMWSVARDATGQLGSVTPHGSGIAQDPFEFSRIFDLYDEGIVGGDGGGSGGGDGGGSGSGGGDGGGSGSGGGDGGGSGSGSGGGSGGGSGSGGGDASGVVGEFVVGSQWDGGFVGSYTITNSGDTAVSGWQLEFDVPANEFITSLWNGQIVESDTGYVVTPQSWTQTIEPGGSVTVGFQGTQGGAAWEPTNVVINGEPVTGGGDGGGSGSGGGDGGSGSGGGDGGSGSGGGDGGGSGSGGGDGGGSGGGDGGGSGSGSGGGEVPVGEFSPYIDVTLWPPPNYADLAAAGIDDATLAFIVSGAGGDPAWGGVYSLNDPFITSQIAEMQSVGIDPTISFGGANGVDLAFTAADATVLAAQLRSVVNSFGIYKLDFDVEGGMQANEPVLTRQAEAIALLQAEMAAAGTPVEVSYTLPVLPTGLTPDGLGVLEIASEAGVEVTRVNIMAMNYGEFFSGANPDIGGLAIQAAESVHGQLMAMDPSLSAEEAWAKVGVTPMIGINDVQSEVFTAEDAQQLVTFAQQKGVGELSMWSVARDATGQLGSVTPHGSGIAQDPFEFSRIFDLYDEGIVGGDGGGSGGGDGGGSGSGGGDGGGSGSGGGDGGGSGSGSGGGSGGGSGSGGGDASGVVGEFVVGSQWDGGFVGSYTITNSGDTAVSGWQLEFDVPASESITSLWNGQIVESDTGYVVTPQSWTQTIEPGGSVTVGFQGTQGGAAWEPTNVVINGEPVTGGGDGGGSGSGGGDGGGSGSGGGDGGGSGSGSGSGSGGGDGGGSGSGSGGGAGEVPVGEFSPYIDVTLWPPPNYADLAAAGIDDATLAFIVSGAGGDPAWGGVYSLNDPFITSQIAEMQSLGIDPTISFGGANGVDLAYTAADATVLAAQLRLIVDTFGIHKFDFDVEGGMQANEPVLTRQAEAIAILQVEQAAAGGPPIEVSYTLPVLPTGLTPHGLGVLEIANDAGVDVTRVNIMAMNYGDYFSGSNPDIGGLAIQAAESLHGQLMAMDPSLSAEEAWAKVGVTPMIGINDVQSEVFTAEDAQQLVTFAQQKGIGELSMWSVARDATGQLGSVTPHGSGIEQDPFDFARIFDQFDESTGGGPMTDGPPGRW